The following nucleotide sequence is from Longimicrobium sp..
GTCGCGGCGCTTGGCGACGGCGTCCTCACGGGCAAGGTAGCCCATCTCGCCGTGCATCCCCTCGCCCACCCATCGCGCGTACGCGTCCCCCTGCGCGCTCTCGTGCGCCGGGGCGATGCCCACCACGCCAAAGCCCATTTCCAGGGCCCGGCCTCTGATGCGCTCGCTGAGCTCAGTGGGTGACGGCAGGGTGGATTCCATGGGCTGCACGTACCCCGCAACCTCGCTCACGTGCCTCTACTTACCTGCGAAAGTACACAGTGTTAACATCAACAGCGGATCTCACGCGGAGGCGCGGAGGTCGCGGAGAACTGCGGAGATAGAAAGAGAGGCGGGGATGAGGGATGTCGATGAGGTGAGCGGCGCAATCGTGGATGCCGCGCTGCGGCTACACACGCGGCTCGGGCCGGGGTTGCTGGAGTCCGTTTACGAAGTGCTCCTCGCCCGGATGCTGGAGAAGCGCGGACTCTCCGTCGAGCGCCAGCTACCTGTCACCTTCGAGATGGACGGGATACGATTCGAGGAGGGATTCCGGGTCGACTTGCTAGTAGACAAGCGCATCGTAGTGGAACTCAAGTCAGTGGAGAAGCTTGCCGATGTACATCCCAAGCAACTCCTGACATACCTTCGTCTGCTGGATCTCCGAGTCGGGCTCCTGATCAACTTCGGTGCGGCGCGGATGAAAGATGGAATTCATCGGATCGTGAACGGACACACCCCCTCGACCGCGTCACCGCTGCGGCTGCACAAGAGTCCTATGCAGTTCTCCGCGACCTCCGCGCCTCCGCGTGATACTTGACGAGCCTGGAGACAGGCGGGCACTTTGCGCGCTCGCCTGAACCCGGGAAGGAAGCACGCGCATGGCAGACAGACTGGAAGAGTTCCGCCGCTTCAGGGAGCGCATGAACGAGCGCATTCTCGAGGCCGGCAACCTGGAAATCAAGCGCTTTTTCGCGCTCGACACCCGCTGCTACGAACCCGGCGCGCTGGACGTAAAGACCAAGGAGCTGCTGGGCCTCGTCGCCTCAATGGTGCTGCGCTGCGACGACTGCGTGACGTACCACCTGGTCCGCTGCAAGGAAGAAGGCGTCGGCGACGCCGAGCTCTTCGAAACGTTCAACGTGGGGCTGATCGTCGGCGGCAGCATCGTCATCCCCCACCTGCGCCGCGCGGTAGACATGCTCGACCGCCTGAACGCCGGCGGACCCATCGACGTCGACCGCGAAACGGCCGAATGAGCG
It contains:
- a CDS encoding GxxExxY protein; its protein translation is MRDVDEVSGAIVDAALRLHTRLGPGLLESVYEVLLARMLEKRGLSVERQLPVTFEMDGIRFEEGFRVDLLVDKRIVVELKSVEKLADVHPKQLLTYLRLLDLRVGLLINFGAARMKDGIHRIVNGHTPSTASPLRLHKSPMQFSATSAPPRDT
- a CDS encoding carboxymuconolactone decarboxylase family protein; its protein translation is MADRLEEFRRFRERMNERILEAGNLEIKRFFALDTRCYEPGALDVKTKELLGLVASMVLRCDDCVTYHLVRCKEEGVGDAELFETFNVGLIVGGSIVIPHLRRAVDMLDRLNAGGPIDVDRETAE